From Acidipropionibacterium acidipropionici, one genomic window encodes:
- a CDS encoding class I adenylate-forming enzyme family protein, whose product MEHGFTYQAGFVRNVRRFGRSVAMMDPASRRRWTYRELSEEVERLASVLAGCGVGRGDHFAFDLFNTPQFAICYLAAHRLGAVGTVLNCRLAPGELAQALLDARPTVFIYDAEIAGNALEGVGMARSQAPGVASHLFQVRPAGARPELPDGVEDFDEAVASAQPPAPGLPADFSSYEEVVRLYTSGTTGMPKGVPIASMVDVMSAHDVIMHFPLGPEDRTLNMTPWFHRGGLHSGGPCPVFYVGGSLVPMREFDADRVLDWVRHYNLTFLVGAPTTLEALAVAQEARPRDLSTLRGIVTMGAPLDAYAAERYMSLLTPRIFNGYGTTETFWNTFLRPSDLPRMAGSAGRPSTDDDVIVVRSLPDRMAEPDELAAKDNVEIGEVAMRSPKCGWAYSGENGAADPKFHSGWFYPGDLATWDEDGFVTIVGRKDEMLISGGENVFPAQVEAVLETCPGVSQAMVVGAPDPHWGQRVVAYVVADGVSAEELDAHCLASEKLARFKRPRGYRFVPEIPMTATGKKKHVDGARMAADDASRGRFIVPGRH is encoded by the coding sequence ATGGAGCACGGGTTCACCTACCAGGCGGGATTCGTCCGGAACGTGCGGCGGTTCGGCCGTTCGGTGGCGATGATGGATCCGGCGTCACGACGACGATGGACCTACCGCGAGCTGTCCGAGGAGGTGGAGCGGCTGGCCTCGGTGCTGGCCGGGTGCGGGGTGGGCCGCGGCGACCACTTCGCCTTCGACCTGTTCAACACCCCGCAGTTCGCGATCTGCTACCTGGCGGCGCACCGGCTGGGTGCGGTGGGAACGGTCCTGAACTGCCGGCTCGCTCCGGGCGAACTCGCCCAGGCCCTGCTGGATGCCCGTCCCACGGTGTTCATCTACGACGCCGAGATCGCCGGGAACGCGCTGGAGGGCGTCGGCATGGCCCGCAGCCAGGCCCCCGGGGTGGCCTCTCATCTGTTCCAGGTCCGCCCGGCGGGAGCCCGTCCCGAGCTTCCCGACGGCGTGGAGGACTTCGACGAGGCGGTGGCCTCGGCGCAGCCTCCCGCACCGGGACTGCCGGCCGACTTCAGCTCCTACGAGGAGGTGGTGAGGCTCTACACCTCCGGCACCACGGGGATGCCGAAGGGGGTGCCGATCGCCTCGATGGTCGACGTCATGAGCGCCCACGACGTCATCATGCACTTCCCGCTCGGGCCCGAGGACCGCACCCTCAACATGACGCCGTGGTTCCATCGCGGCGGTCTGCACTCCGGTGGGCCGTGCCCGGTCTTCTACGTCGGCGGGTCGCTGGTGCCGATGAGGGAGTTCGACGCCGACCGGGTGCTGGACTGGGTGCGTCACTACAACCTGACCTTCCTCGTCGGCGCCCCGACAACCCTCGAGGCACTGGCGGTGGCCCAGGAGGCCCGGCCGCGGGACCTGTCGACTCTGCGGGGCATCGTGACGATGGGTGCTCCCCTGGACGCCTACGCGGCCGAGCGCTACATGTCGCTGCTGACGCCGAGGATCTTCAACGGCTACGGCACCACCGAGACCTTCTGGAACACCTTCCTGCGTCCCTCGGACCTGCCGCGGATGGCCGGCTCGGCCGGGCGCCCCAGCACCGACGACGACGTCATCGTCGTCAGATCACTGCCGGACCGGATGGCCGAGCCGGACGAACTGGCGGCCAAGGACAACGTCGAGATCGGCGAGGTCGCGATGCGCAGCCCCAAATGTGGCTGGGCCTACTCGGGGGAGAACGGGGCGGCGGACCCGAAGTTCCACTCCGGATGGTTCTACCCGGGCGATCTGGCGACATGGGACGAGGACGGTTTCGTCACGATCGTCGGGCGCAAGGACGAGATGCTCATCAGCGGCGGGGAGAACGTCTTCCCCGCCCAGGTGGAGGCGGTGCTGGAGACCTGCCCCGGGGTCTCGCAGGCCATGGTCGTGGGGGCGCCGGACCCGCACTGGGGCCAGCGGGTGGTGGCCTATGTGGTGGCCGACGGCGTCAGCGCCGAGGAACTGGACGCGCACTGCCTGGCCAGCGAGAAGCTCGCCCGCTTCAAGCGGCCGCGCGGCTACCGCTTCGTCCCGGAGATCCCGATGACGGCCACCGGGAAGAAGAAGCACGTCGACGGGGCGCGGATGGCGGCCGACGACGCCTCCCGGGGTCGGTTCATCGTCCCCGGGAGGCACTGA
- a CDS encoding purine-nucleoside phosphorylase: MTSDVDFSDPWAVADRAARAVCDRLGIDRADIGLVLGSGWSAGADRLGEPLGSVPLADLPGFSAPVVAGHGGELRAVRTSSGRTAVVLTGRTHLYEGRGVEPVVHGVRTLARLGATTMVLTNGCGGLRREWGPGTVVAIRDHINLSGATPLSGATFIDMSTTWTPRLLDRVHDVDPDLPTGVYAQFHGPQYETPAEVRMAGVLGADLVGMSTVLEAIAARQAGMDLLGLSLVTNHAAGISPEPLDHQEVLAAGQAAAPRLAGLLSRLIVAL; the protein is encoded by the coding sequence ATGACCTCTGACGTGGATTTCAGCGACCCCTGGGCCGTTGCAGACCGGGCCGCCCGCGCGGTCTGCGACCGGCTGGGTATCGACCGCGCCGACATCGGACTCGTCCTGGGATCGGGATGGTCGGCGGGAGCCGACCGGCTCGGCGAGCCCCTCGGATCGGTGCCGCTGGCCGACCTGCCAGGCTTCAGCGCACCGGTGGTGGCCGGGCACGGCGGCGAGCTGAGGGCGGTGCGCACGAGCTCCGGGCGGACCGCCGTGGTGCTCACCGGCCGCACCCACCTCTACGAGGGCAGAGGCGTCGAACCGGTGGTCCACGGCGTGCGCACCCTGGCGCGGCTCGGGGCCACCACCATGGTGCTCACCAACGGCTGCGGCGGCCTGCGGCGCGAATGGGGACCGGGCACCGTCGTGGCGATCCGCGACCACATCAACCTGTCCGGCGCCACCCCGCTGAGCGGCGCCACCTTCATCGACATGTCGACCACCTGGACGCCCCGCCTCCTCGACCGGGTGCACGATGTGGATCCGGACCTGCCCACCGGCGTCTACGCCCAGTTCCACGGCCCCCAGTACGAGACCCCCGCAGAGGTCCGCATGGCCGGGGTGCTCGGCGCCGATCTGGTCGGCATGTCCACCGTCCTGGAGGCCATCGCCGCCCGTCAGGCCGGCATGGATCTGCTCGGCCTGTCGCTGGTCACCAACCACGCCGCTGGCATCAGCCCCGAGCCTCTGGACCACCAGGAGGTGCTCGCCGCCGGCCAGGCCGCCGCTCCCCGGCTGGCCGGGCTCCTCTCCCGGCTCATCGTGGCCCTGTGA
- a CDS encoding NAD(P)H-quinone dehydrogenase: MTSMVIIGGGPGGYEAAMVAAGYGVDVVLVERDRVGGAAVLTDCVPSKTLIATAELMETIRRAPELGLRTRGSDAHPAEDLEVDLGAVNARVGDLAAAQCDDIAARLDQMGVTVLAGAARLAGPGAVQVTTDDGPRTLPADLILVATGTTPRELPGVPCDGERILNWKQLYGLTERPEHLIVVGSGVTGAEFASAYDSLGCSVTLVSSRDQVLPGEDPDAAAVLQRVFEERGMTVLSRSRAASVRRHGEQVEVTLTDGRTVGGSHCLMAVGSEPNTAGIGLEEAGVRLNGRGQILVDGVSRTSAPGVYAAGDCTGVLALASVAAMQGRIAVWHALGRAVQPLDLRLVASNVFTSPEIATVGVSQRAVDSGEVAARSVTVPLPRNPRAKMQGITDGFVKLFCRPATGNIIGGVVVAPHASELIHPVSIAVAERIPVDAFQHDFTVYPSISGSVSEAARLLAGRLD, from the coding sequence GTGACTTCCATGGTGATCATCGGGGGCGGGCCCGGCGGCTACGAGGCCGCGATGGTGGCGGCCGGATACGGCGTCGACGTGGTGCTGGTGGAGCGGGACAGGGTGGGAGGCGCGGCCGTCCTCACCGACTGCGTCCCCTCCAAGACCCTCATCGCCACCGCCGAACTGATGGAGACGATCCGGCGCGCTCCCGAGCTGGGGCTGCGGACCCGCGGATCGGACGCCCACCCGGCCGAGGATCTGGAGGTCGATCTGGGGGCGGTGAATGCCCGGGTCGGCGATCTGGCCGCGGCCCAGTGCGACGACATCGCTGCCAGACTGGACCAGATGGGGGTGACGGTTCTGGCCGGAGCCGCCCGCCTGGCCGGGCCCGGTGCGGTCCAGGTGACGACCGACGACGGCCCGCGGACCCTCCCGGCCGATCTCATCCTGGTGGCCACCGGCACGACGCCTCGTGAGCTCCCCGGGGTGCCCTGCGACGGGGAGCGGATCCTCAACTGGAAGCAGCTCTACGGACTGACGGAGCGTCCCGAGCACCTCATCGTGGTCGGGTCGGGGGTGACCGGGGCGGAGTTCGCCTCGGCCTATGACTCCCTGGGCTGCTCGGTGACTCTGGTGTCGTCGCGCGACCAGGTGCTGCCCGGAGAGGATCCCGATGCCGCCGCGGTGCTTCAGCGGGTCTTCGAGGAGCGCGGCATGACGGTGCTGTCGCGATCACGGGCCGCCTCGGTGAGGCGTCACGGTGAACAGGTGGAGGTGACCCTCACCGATGGGCGCACGGTGGGGGGATCGCACTGCCTGATGGCTGTCGGATCCGAGCCGAACACGGCCGGGATCGGGCTGGAGGAGGCCGGGGTGAGGCTGAACGGGCGCGGACAGATCCTGGTCGACGGGGTCTCGCGGACCAGCGCCCCCGGGGTCTATGCGGCCGGGGACTGCACCGGGGTGCTCGCCTTGGCGTCGGTCGCGGCGATGCAGGGGAGGATCGCCGTGTGGCACGCCCTGGGCCGGGCCGTCCAGCCTCTGGACCTGAGGCTGGTGGCCTCGAACGTCTTCACCTCGCCGGAGATCGCCACCGTGGGGGTGAGCCAGCGGGCCGTGGACTCCGGCGAGGTCGCGGCGCGGTCGGTGACGGTGCCGTTGCCGAGGAATCCCAGGGCGAAGATGCAGGGCATCACCGATGGTTTCGTCAAGCTGTTCTGCCGGCCGGCGACCGGCAACATCATCGGCGGGGTGGTGGTGGCCCCGCACGCCTCCGAACTCATCCATCCGGTGTCGATTGCGGTGGCCGAACGCATCCCGGTGGACGCGTTCCAGCACGATTTCACCGTCTACCCGTCGATCTCGGGGTCGGTGTCGGAGGCCGCCAGGCTGCTGGCGGGGAGACTGGACTGA
- a CDS encoding aspartate aminotransferase family protein, which yields MKLSETGLSEQGLKDIVKRYMIETYERYDFIAERADGMYLYDPQGNAYLDFYGGIAVNNAGNCNPKVVAAIRDQAGDIMHTFNYPYTIPQALLAKRTCEISGFDKIFFQNSGTEANEAAIKLARKYGIDHFGPHRFEILSALNSFHGRTFGSLAATGQPGSLAQDGFGAMTPGFAYAEFNNLDDFSARVTENTVAIMIEPVQGEGGVNPATPEFIEGLRALCDEKGLLLILDEVQTGWGRTGTIFAWQGYGVEPDIFTMAKGFGGGVPIGAMVTTDAIAESLTMGTHGSTFGGSPLCTAAALAEVEEIVEGDLAGNAAEVGAYLIERGNSLPHIKESRGRGLLVGFEFDGSVDATDVKHAALDRGLLVTAIGSSIIRCIPPLIVTKKLVDQAISILTDAVNSVAASSD from the coding sequence ATGAAGCTATCCGAAACCGGTTTGAGCGAGCAGGGCCTCAAAGACATCGTCAAGCGCTACATGATCGAGACCTACGAGCGCTACGACTTCATCGCAGAGCGTGCCGATGGCATGTACCTCTACGATCCTCAGGGCAATGCCTATCTGGATTTCTACGGTGGGATCGCCGTCAACAACGCCGGCAACTGCAATCCCAAGGTGGTCGCAGCCATCCGCGATCAGGCGGGTGACATCATGCACACCTTCAACTACCCGTACACGATCCCTCAGGCGCTCCTGGCGAAGAGGACCTGCGAGATATCAGGATTCGACAAGATCTTCTTCCAGAACTCGGGAACCGAGGCCAATGAGGCCGCCATCAAGCTGGCGCGGAAGTACGGCATCGACCACTTCGGACCTCACAGGTTCGAGATCCTTTCGGCTCTGAACTCCTTCCACGGGCGCACCTTCGGTTCGCTCGCCGCCACCGGGCAGCCCGGCTCCCTCGCCCAGGACGGTTTCGGCGCCATGACCCCCGGTTTCGCCTATGCCGAGTTCAACAACCTCGACGACTTCAGCGCCCGAGTCACCGAGAACACGGTGGCCATCATGATCGAGCCGGTGCAGGGCGAGGGCGGGGTCAATCCGGCCACGCCGGAGTTCATCGAAGGACTTCGCGCACTCTGCGACGAGAAGGGCCTGCTGCTCATCCTCGACGAGGTGCAGACGGGCTGGGGCCGCACCGGAACGATCTTCGCGTGGCAGGGGTACGGAGTCGAGCCCGACATCTTCACGATGGCCAAGGGCTTCGGCGGAGGCGTCCCGATCGGCGCGATGGTGACCACGGACGCCATCGCCGAGTCCCTGACCATGGGAACCCATGGCAGCACTTTCGGCGGCTCGCCGCTCTGCACGGCCGCGGCGCTCGCCGAGGTTGAGGAGATCGTGGAGGGGGACCTGGCGGGAAATGCCGCGGAAGTGGGCGCCTACCTGATCGAGAGGGGCAACTCGCTGCCGCATATCAAGGAGTCCCGCGGTCGGGGCCTCCTGGTGGGTTTCGAGTTCGACGGATCCGTCGACGCCACCGACGTCAAACACGCCGCTCTGGACCGCGGGCTGCTCGTCACCGCCATCGGATCGTCCATCATCCGCTGCATCCCACCGCTCATCGTCACCAAGAAGCTGGTGGACCAGGCGATATCGATTCTCACAGACGCCGTCAATTCCGTCGCCGCGTCGAGCGACTGA
- a CDS encoding acetyl/propionyl/methylcrotonyl-CoA carboxylase subunit alpha yields MDHTIHRVLVANRGEIAVRVIRAAADAGITSVAVYADSDADGLFVKLADEAYALNGITPAQTYLDIDKILDVARRAEADAVHPGYGFLSENADFAQAVIDAGLTWIGPPPEAIRSLGDKVQARHIAQRVGAPLVPGTADPVSGADEVVEFAKEHGLPIAIKAAFGGGGRGLKVARTMDEVADLYESAVREAVTAFGRGECFVERYLDKPRHVETQCLADQYGTVQIISTRDCSLQRRHQKLVEEAPAPFLTPEQTERLYESSKAILKEAGYVGAGTCEFLVGRDGTISFLEVNTRLQVEHPVSEEVSGTDLVRLMFHVAQGGRLEDTDPVLRGHSFEFRINAEDPGRGFIPAPGTLTAWQPPTGPGVRVDEGYQTGMTVPGAFDSLIGKLIVTGNSRRQALERARRALDEMRVEGMPSVVPFHRVVVRDPAFTADDGHFGVFTDWIETEFHNDIDAYTGELGNPEETDPPQTVAVEVNGKRVEVRIPASLQAARTVPGSRPQRPRKRSHGGHRPAQPSGNALASPMQGTIVKVEVVEGEQVNEGDLVVVLEAMKMEQPLTAHRSGVIRNLIAEPGAAVASGEVVCEIVDAE; encoded by the coding sequence GTGGATCACACCATCCACCGTGTGCTGGTCGCCAACCGCGGAGAGATCGCGGTGCGCGTCATCCGTGCAGCGGCAGACGCGGGCATCACCAGTGTCGCCGTGTATGCGGACTCCGATGCCGACGGGCTCTTCGTGAAGCTGGCCGACGAGGCCTACGCGCTGAACGGGATCACCCCGGCCCAGACCTACCTCGACATCGACAAGATCCTCGACGTCGCCCGCCGGGCCGAGGCGGACGCGGTGCATCCGGGATACGGCTTCCTCTCCGAGAACGCCGACTTCGCCCAGGCCGTCATCGACGCCGGACTCACCTGGATCGGCCCCCCTCCCGAGGCGATCCGTTCCCTCGGAGACAAGGTGCAGGCCCGCCACATCGCCCAGCGGGTCGGGGCGCCGCTGGTGCCCGGCACCGCCGATCCGGTCTCCGGAGCCGACGAGGTGGTCGAGTTCGCGAAGGAGCACGGGCTGCCGATCGCCATCAAGGCGGCCTTCGGCGGCGGTGGACGCGGCCTCAAGGTGGCACGCACCATGGACGAGGTTGCCGACCTCTACGAATCGGCCGTCCGTGAGGCCGTCACCGCCTTCGGTCGCGGCGAGTGCTTCGTGGAGCGCTACCTCGACAAGCCCCGGCACGTCGAGACCCAGTGCCTGGCCGACCAGTACGGCACCGTCCAGATCATCTCGACTCGCGACTGCTCCCTCCAGAGGCGCCACCAGAAGCTCGTCGAGGAGGCACCGGCGCCGTTCCTCACTCCCGAGCAGACCGAGCGCCTCTACGAGTCCTCCAAGGCGATTCTCAAGGAGGCCGGGTACGTCGGGGCCGGGACCTGCGAGTTCCTCGTCGGACGCGACGGCACCATCAGCTTCCTGGAGGTCAACACCCGACTCCAGGTCGAGCACCCCGTCTCCGAGGAGGTCTCCGGCACGGACCTCGTCCGGCTCATGTTCCACGTCGCCCAGGGCGGCCGCCTCGAGGACACCGACCCGGTGCTGCGCGGTCACTCCTTCGAGTTCCGCATCAACGCCGAGGACCCCGGCCGCGGATTCATCCCGGCCCCCGGCACCCTCACCGCATGGCAGCCGCCCACCGGCCCGGGGGTGAGGGTCGACGAGGGCTACCAGACGGGCATGACCGTGCCCGGCGCCTTCGACTCCCTCATCGGCAAGCTCATCGTCACCGGCAACAGCCGCCGCCAGGCGCTGGAACGGGCGAGGCGGGCCCTCGACGAGATGCGCGTCGAAGGCATGCCGTCGGTGGTGCCCTTCCACCGCGTCGTCGTGCGCGATCCCGCGTTCACCGCCGACGACGGCCACTTCGGCGTCTTCACCGACTGGATCGAGACCGAGTTCCACAACGACATCGACGCCTACACCGGCGAGCTCGGCAACCCGGAGGAGACCGACCCGCCGCAGACGGTGGCCGTGGAGGTCAACGGGAAGCGCGTCGAGGTGCGCATCCCCGCCTCCCTCCAGGCCGCACGCACCGTTCCCGGAAGCCGCCCTCAGCGACCCAGGAAGCGCTCCCACGGCGGCCACCGTCCCGCCCAGCCCAGCGGCAACGCGCTGGCCTCGCCCATGCAGGGAACCATCGTCAAGGTGGAGGTCGTCGAGGGCGAACAGGTCAACGAGGGCGATCTCGTGGTCGTTCTGGAGGCCATGAAGATGGAGCAGCCCCTCACCGCGCACCGGTCCGGGGTGATCCGCAACCTCATCGCCGAACCCGGGGCCGCGGTGGCCAGCGGCGAGGTCGTCTGCGAGATCGTCGACGCTGAGTGA
- a CDS encoding phospho-sugar mutase — MTLLSAERVAEVDDWISQDPDPGTRAELVDLRRRAEGGDHDAAARIDEVFAGPLSFGTAGLRAALGPGPARMNRVVVQRAAAGFAAWLHDHGHDEGSVVIGFDARHNSDVFARDTAEIMAGAGFHALLADSPIPTPVTAFGIGHFGAIAAVMVTASHNPPADNGYKVYLGDGSQIIPPTDTQIAEKIAEISTGPVSEIPRGEDIEPIGAELIDAYVARAASLIPDDAPSELNWVYTAMHGVGTRVVRRLVDRAGLSPFTGVAEQLDPDPDFPTVGFPNPEEPGALDLALDLARRSDADVVIASDPDADRCAIAAPLDGAWRMLTGDELGTLIGADFLDRGVDGVYANSVVSSTCLGRMAAAAGRPHATTLTGFKWIGRVPGLVYGYEEAIGYCCDPQKVPDKDGITALAIIWSLAARLRAAGSSIADRLDEIWLEHGLHRTSQLAVRVADLSLITEAMSRLRRTPPSSLLGQPVVVRDLDDPDNGSGLPAQNAIELTGENVHVVARPSGTEPKLKVYLEVHLSPADTRTDLDAAKRRADDGLARLREEMAQALGV, encoded by the coding sequence ATGACACTGCTGTCCGCAGAACGCGTCGCCGAGGTCGATGACTGGATCTCCCAGGATCCCGATCCGGGCACCCGGGCCGAGCTCGTCGACCTGCGCCGGCGCGCCGAGGGCGGCGACCACGACGCCGCCGCGCGGATCGACGAGGTCTTCGCCGGCCCGCTGTCCTTCGGCACCGCCGGCCTGCGCGCAGCCCTCGGCCCCGGCCCGGCACGGATGAACCGCGTCGTCGTGCAGCGCGCCGCCGCAGGATTCGCCGCCTGGCTCCACGACCACGGGCACGACGAGGGGTCGGTCGTCATCGGCTTCGACGCCCGGCACAACTCCGACGTCTTCGCCCGGGACACCGCCGAGATCATGGCCGGTGCCGGCTTCCACGCCCTGCTGGCCGACTCGCCGATCCCCACCCCCGTCACGGCCTTCGGCATCGGCCATTTCGGTGCCATCGCGGCGGTGATGGTCACCGCCTCGCACAACCCGCCGGCCGACAACGGCTACAAGGTCTACCTCGGCGACGGCTCCCAGATCATCCCTCCCACAGACACCCAGATCGCCGAGAAGATCGCCGAGATCTCCACCGGGCCGGTCTCCGAGATCCCCCGCGGCGAGGACATCGAGCCGATCGGCGCCGAACTCATCGACGCCTACGTCGCCCGTGCCGCGTCCCTGATACCCGACGACGCCCCCTCCGAGCTGAACTGGGTCTACACCGCCATGCACGGCGTCGGCACCAGGGTCGTGCGCCGTCTCGTGGACCGCGCCGGACTGAGCCCCTTCACCGGCGTCGCCGAACAGCTGGACCCCGACCCCGACTTCCCGACCGTGGGATTCCCCAACCCCGAGGAGCCCGGGGCCCTCGACCTCGCCCTCGACCTGGCACGCCGCAGCGACGCCGATGTGGTGATCGCCAGCGACCCGGACGCCGACCGCTGCGCGATCGCCGCCCCCCTCGACGGCGCATGGCGGATGCTCACCGGTGACGAGCTGGGCACCCTCATCGGCGCCGACTTCCTGGATCGCGGAGTCGACGGGGTCTACGCGAACTCCGTGGTCTCCTCGACCTGCCTGGGGCGGATGGCGGCAGCAGCCGGACGCCCCCATGCCACCACCCTCACCGGCTTCAAGTGGATCGGCCGGGTCCCCGGACTGGTCTACGGCTACGAGGAGGCGATCGGCTACTGCTGCGACCCGCAGAAGGTGCCCGACAAGGACGGCATCACGGCCCTGGCGATCATCTGGTCGCTGGCCGCCCGGCTGCGCGCCGCAGGATCCTCGATCGCAGATCGCCTCGATGAGATCTGGCTGGAGCACGGCCTCCACCGCACCTCCCAGCTGGCGGTCCGGGTCGCCGACCTGTCGCTGATCACCGAGGCGATGAGCCGGCTGCGCCGCACCCCTCCCTCGTCGCTGCTGGGGCAGCCTGTGGTCGTCCGCGACCTGGACGATCCGGACAACGGATCCGGGCTGCCCGCCCAGAACGCCATCGAGCTCACGGGCGAGAACGTGCATGTGGTGGCGCGCCCCTCGGGAACCGAGCCCAAGCTCAAAGTCTACCTGGAGGTCCACCTGTCCCCCGCCGACACCCGCACCGACCTGGACGCCGCGAAGCGACGCGCCGACGACGGGCTGGCGAGGCTGCGCGAGGAGATGGCTCAGGCCCTCGGGGTCTGA
- a CDS encoding NUDIX hydrolase — translation MATPDFIVDLRRTIGHRELWLTGATATVTRTAADGIGTEVLLVRRTDNGAWTPVCGIVEPGELPSETVVREAQEEARVQIEVVRVVRMCVSGAIEYPNGDWARYLDHDFLCRWVGGRAGVGDDESTDVRWFPVGSLPDMSARHARRIEVALASRPGDEVVMEHDPR, via the coding sequence ATGGCGACACCGGATTTCATTGTGGATCTGAGAAGGACTATCGGGCACCGGGAGCTGTGGTTGACGGGAGCCACCGCCACCGTGACCCGCACCGCCGCCGACGGCATCGGCACCGAGGTGCTGCTGGTGAGACGCACCGACAACGGGGCCTGGACGCCGGTGTGCGGGATCGTGGAGCCCGGGGAACTGCCCTCCGAGACGGTGGTGCGCGAGGCGCAGGAGGAGGCGCGGGTACAGATCGAGGTGGTCAGAGTGGTCCGGATGTGCGTCTCCGGGGCGATCGAGTACCCGAACGGCGACTGGGCCAGGTACCTGGACCACGACTTCCTGTGCCGCTGGGTGGGCGGGCGGGCCGGGGTCGGCGATGATGAGTCCACGGACGTGAGGTGGTTCCCGGTGGGCTCCCTGCCCGACATGTCGGCCCGCCATGCCCGCCGGATCGAGGTGGCCCTGGCCTCGCGGCCCGGGGACGAGGTGGTGATGGAGCACGACCCGCGGTGA
- a CDS encoding DUF2207 domain-containing protein: MACLILVMLSAVTVQGSVPARADDDDTPSSWSIPNYDLKAQVDKNGDAKVTLEMTFDFAEDQGHGPYVTFATRQRLTDDPDHWRMIDYSDVTASSPSGADATVETKNESGAMLLRIGSEGREFTGEQRYRISFTVHGLISLKNAQSGMDEVNWQVFNGFDVPMDSAKVTVTGPTGVKRVACFNDGQSCSATSAGSTASFDAGAVSKQDPLHVVAGFPAGTFDASAEARTTKRLHAGNTFGLNVSSGLGAAIAAVVAGWFAVRGQRRRRDQEFLGVPPGVIPPEGQQNVGVRTSKPQVAVAFQPPKNVSPAEAGTLVDGTAGTDDVAAAMLDLAVRGHIRITPKCRNAKDRSRDWTFTLNPSARDQLRPWEQTFIQKFFHASATVDTMNMRTMNDDTTLADTKSALDQLMVTYGWYRKAPSAIRGRAFLAGLGVMFLGALIAFIGLFFGYGLVGIPVAIIGLVMAVLGITRAPGRTATGTAVLDQINGFKLYLTTAEADQIRFEEGIDVFSRYLPWATMFGVADRWVKIFADLQASGRYTADYGWYGGDINSFNLGFTAGFVSSLNDMTSAMSSSMESASTSSASSSGSGFSGGGGFGGGGGGGW; the protein is encoded by the coding sequence ATGGCCTGCCTGATCCTGGTGATGCTCTCGGCGGTCACCGTCCAGGGCTCCGTGCCGGCCCGCGCCGATGACGACGACACCCCGTCGAGCTGGAGCATCCCCAACTACGACCTGAAGGCACAGGTCGACAAGAACGGTGATGCGAAGGTGACCCTCGAAATGACCTTCGACTTCGCCGAGGACCAGGGCCACGGCCCCTACGTCACCTTCGCAACCCGCCAGAGGCTCACTGACGACCCGGACCACTGGCGGATGATCGACTACTCCGACGTCACGGCGTCCAGCCCCTCCGGCGCCGACGCCACCGTCGAGACGAAGAACGAGAGCGGCGCCATGCTGCTGCGGATCGGTAGCGAGGGCCGCGAGTTCACCGGCGAGCAGCGCTACCGGATCTCCTTCACCGTCCACGGCCTCATCTCCCTGAAGAATGCGCAGAGCGGCATGGACGAGGTGAACTGGCAGGTCTTCAACGGCTTCGACGTGCCGATGGACAGCGCCAAGGTCACGGTCACCGGCCCCACCGGCGTCAAGAGGGTCGCCTGCTTCAACGACGGCCAGTCCTGCAGCGCCACGAGTGCCGGCTCGACAGCGAGTTTCGACGCCGGGGCGGTCTCCAAGCAGGACCCGCTCCATGTGGTGGCCGGATTCCCGGCTGGCACCTTCGACGCGAGCGCCGAGGCGCGCACCACCAAGCGGCTCCACGCCGGCAACACCTTCGGTCTGAACGTGAGTTCCGGTCTGGGGGCCGCGATCGCCGCCGTGGTGGCCGGATGGTTCGCCGTGCGCGGCCAGCGCCGCCGCCGCGATCAGGAGTTCCTCGGGGTGCCGCCCGGCGTCATCCCTCCCGAGGGACAGCAGAACGTCGGGGTGCGCACCTCGAAGCCACAGGTGGCGGTGGCCTTCCAGCCGCCGAAGAACGTCTCCCCCGCCGAGGCCGGCACCCTGGTCGACGGGACGGCGGGGACCGACGACGTCGCCGCCGCGATGCTGGATCTGGCGGTCCGCGGCCACATCAGGATCACCCCCAAGTGCAGGAACGCCAAGGACCGGTCGAGGGACTGGACCTTCACCCTCAACCCCAGTGCCCGCGACCAGCTGCGGCCCTGGGAGCAGACATTCATCCAGAAGTTCTTCCACGCCTCCGCCACCGTCGACACGATGAACATGCGGACCATGAACGACGACACGACCCTCGCGGACACCAAGAGCGCCCTCGACCAGCTCATGGTGACCTACGGCTGGTACCGCAAGGCCCCGTCCGCCATTCGCGGTCGCGCCTTCCTGGCGGGCCTGGGGGTCATGTTCCTCGGTGCGCTGATCGCCTTCATCGGGCTCTTCTTCGGCTACGGCCTGGTGGGGATTCCCGTGGCGATCATCGGGCTGGTGATGGCCGTTCTGGGCATCACCCGGGCGCCGGGGCGCACCGCGACCGGTACCGCGGTCCTCGACCAGATCAACGGCTTCAAGCTCTACCTCACCACCGCCGAGGCCGATCAAATCCGTTTCGAGGAGGGCATCGACGTCTTCTCCCGCTATCTGCCCTGGGCCACCATGTTCGGGGTCGCGGACAGGTGGGTCAAGATCTTCGCCGACCTGCAGGCCAGCGGTCGCTACACCGCTGACTACGGCTGGTACGGCGGGGACATCAACTCCTTCAATCTCGGTTTCACCGCCGGATTCGTGTCCTCGCTCAACGACATGACCTCGGCGATGAGTTCCTCGATGGAATCCGCCTCGACCTCCTCGGCCAGCTCCTCGGGGTCGGGCTTCTCCGGGGGCGGCGGCTTCGGCGGCGGTGGTGGCGGAGGCTGGTGA